One Elaeis guineensis isolate ETL-2024a chromosome 10, EG11, whole genome shotgun sequence genomic window carries:
- the LOC105052975 gene encoding protein-L-isoaspartate O-methyltransferase isoform X1, translated as MFESGGSHGGLKKCLQLHIPSALPPWNPALLSTVPSPSSRLRFCPLFSAISNPLSPHSLSSSSSSSSSEDHLRPFSEIQPFLGMERFWTDGLIDRNKAMVEYLKQHGIIKSREVAEVMEAIDRGLFVPAGCPPYVDRPVQIGYNATISAPHMHASCLELLEKQLLPGMSALDVGSGTGYLTACFALMVGPQGHVVGVEHIPELVTSSVENIKKSSAASLSKEGSLSIHVADGRLGWPELAPCDAIHVGAAAPEIPQPLIDQLKPGGRMVIPVGTVFQNLKVVDKKLDGSVSVRNEICVWYVPFTSRATQLHDY; from the exons ATGTTTGAAAGTGGCGGTAGCCACGGAGGACTAAAGAAATGCCTGCAATTGCATATACCCTCCGCTCTCCCGCCGTGGAATCCGGCGCTGCTCTCGACCGTTCCATCCCCTTCTTCTCGTCTCCGTTTCTGTCCCCTCTTCTCCGCGATCTCCAATCCGCTCTCGCCCCACTCTCTGTCTTCctcgtcctcttcttcttcttccgagGATCATCTCCGGCCCTTCTCCGAGATCCAACCCTTCCTTGGAATGGAG CGTTTTTGGACTGATGGATTAATAGATAGAAATAAAGCGATGGTGGAATATTTGAAGCAGCATGGAATAATCAAATCGAGGGAAGTGGCAGAAGTAATGGAGGCAATTGATCGGGGTTTATTTGTGCCAGCTGGATGCCCGCCTTATGTTGATAGGCCTGTGCAAATTGGCTACAATGCAACTATCTCTGCACCTCATATGCATGCAAGTTGTCTAGAACTGTTAGAAAAACAACTGCTGCCAGGAATGAGTGCTTTAGATGTTGGTTCAG GGACCGGGTACTTAACCGCATGCTTCGCACTGATGGTCGGACCTCAAGGTCATGTTGTGGGTGTCGAACACATTCCTGAGCTGGTTACTTCTTCCGTTGAGAATATCAAGAAAAGTTCAGCAGCATCATTGTCAAAGGAAGGTTCTCTTTCTATACATGTTGCTG ATGGAAGGCTGGGTTGGCCAGAACTGGCACCATGTGATGCCATCCATGTTGGTGCTGCAGCACCTGAGATTCCTCAACCACTTATTGATCAGTTGAAGCCTGGTGGCAGGATGGTGATCCCTGTTGGCACCGTTTTCCAGAATCTGAAGGTAGTTGATAAGAAGTTGGATGGTTCTGTCAGTGTTAGAAATGAAATATGTGTATGGTATGTTCCTTTCACAAGTCGAGCAACCCAGTTGCATGATTATTGA
- the LOC105052975 gene encoding protein-L-isoaspartate O-methyltransferase isoform X2, giving the protein MVEYLKQHGIIKSREVAEVMEAIDRGLFVPAGCPPYVDRPVQIGYNATISAPHMHASCLELLEKQLLPGMSALDVGSGTGYLTACFALMVGPQGHVVGVEHIPELVTSSVENIKKSSAASLSKEGSLSIHVADGRLGWPELAPCDAIHVGAAAPEIPQPLIDQLKPGGRMVIPVGTVFQNLKVVDKKLDGSVSVRNEICVWYVPFTSRATQLHDY; this is encoded by the exons ATGGTGGAATATTTGAAGCAGCATGGAATAATCAAATCGAGGGAAGTGGCAGAAGTAATGGAGGCAATTGATCGGGGTTTATTTGTGCCAGCTGGATGCCCGCCTTATGTTGATAGGCCTGTGCAAATTGGCTACAATGCAACTATCTCTGCACCTCATATGCATGCAAGTTGTCTAGAACTGTTAGAAAAACAACTGCTGCCAGGAATGAGTGCTTTAGATGTTGGTTCAG GGACCGGGTACTTAACCGCATGCTTCGCACTGATGGTCGGACCTCAAGGTCATGTTGTGGGTGTCGAACACATTCCTGAGCTGGTTACTTCTTCCGTTGAGAATATCAAGAAAAGTTCAGCAGCATCATTGTCAAAGGAAGGTTCTCTTTCTATACATGTTGCTG ATGGAAGGCTGGGTTGGCCAGAACTGGCACCATGTGATGCCATCCATGTTGGTGCTGCAGCACCTGAGATTCCTCAACCACTTATTGATCAGTTGAAGCCTGGTGGCAGGATGGTGATCCCTGTTGGCACCGTTTTCCAGAATCTGAAGGTAGTTGATAAGAAGTTGGATGGTTCTGTCAGTGTTAGAAATGAAATATGTGTATGGTATGTTCCTTTCACAAGTCGAGCAACCCAGTTGCATGATTATTGA